The following proteins are co-located in the Agromyces laixinhei genome:
- a CDS encoding acyl-CoA carboxylase epsilon subunit produces the protein MNDDIDERAAALRFETRAVTPEDAAAVTAVLLAALDEESSAAASVAEPGRSAWVRSDGALRGPVVVGPGRWVRHGR, from the coding sequence ATGAACGACGACATCGACGAACGCGCTGCCGCACTGCGGTTCGAGACCCGGGCGGTCACCCCCGAAGACGCCGCTGCGGTCACCGCCGTGCTGCTCGCGGCCCTCGACGAGGAGTCGTCGGCAGCGGCATCCGTCGCCGAACCCGGTCGGAGCGCCTGGGTGCGCAGCGACGGTGCACTGCGCGGGCCGGTCGTCGTCGGACCCGGTCGTTGGGTGCGCCACGGTCGCTGA
- a CDS encoding biotin--[acetyl-CoA-carboxylase] ligase codes for MDWEHSRAAVPRFEFRDEVGSTNDELRVAASGPDAAEWGHGAVLVTDNQTSGRGRLGRVWLAPTGKTLAISVLLRPELEGGAPLPADAYGWIPLIAGAAMTEAVRRAVEPHLGSRIEPEEEREPATSARRSRRARADEAEALDESGGVVVELKWPNDVLVSGFKICGILSELLPPSPGSADSTDPAGAGAVIVGAGLNLTLDEHDLPTLASTSLLLVTGAQPDADAVLADYLNTFLEMFDAFTRAGADAAASGIAARVTALCVTIGSEVRVELPGDRELLGRADRLERDGRLVVIDRENGEPWTVAAGDVTHLRY; via the coding sequence ATGGATTGGGAGCATTCGCGCGCGGCCGTGCCGCGGTTCGAGTTCCGCGACGAGGTCGGGTCGACCAACGACGAGCTCCGCGTGGCCGCGAGCGGGCCGGATGCCGCGGAGTGGGGTCATGGCGCGGTGCTCGTCACCGACAACCAGACGAGCGGCCGCGGGCGTCTCGGCCGGGTGTGGCTCGCGCCGACGGGCAAGACCCTCGCGATCTCGGTGCTGCTCCGACCCGAGCTCGAGGGCGGTGCGCCACTGCCCGCCGACGCCTACGGCTGGATCCCCCTCATCGCGGGCGCCGCGATGACCGAGGCGGTGCGCCGTGCCGTCGAGCCGCACCTCGGTTCGCGCATCGAGCCGGAAGAAGAGCGCGAGCCCGCGACCTCCGCCCGCCGCAGCCGGCGCGCTCGTGCCGATGAGGCCGAAGCGCTCGACGAGAGCGGCGGTGTCGTCGTCGAGCTCAAGTGGCCGAACGACGTGCTCGTCTCCGGTTTCAAGATCTGCGGCATCCTGTCGGAGCTGCTGCCGCCCTCGCCCGGCTCGGCGGATTCGACGGATCCGGCAGGCGCCGGCGCCGTGATCGTGGGCGCCGGGCTCAACCTGACGCTCGACGAGCACGACCTGCCGACGCTGGCCTCGACATCGCTGCTGCTCGTGACCGGAGCACAGCCCGACGCCGACGCGGTGCTCGCCGATTACCTCAACACCTTCCTCGAGATGTTCGATGCCTTCACCCGGGCCGGCGCGGATGCCGCGGCGAGCGGCATCGCGGCCAGGGTCACCGCGCTCTGCGTCACGATCGGCAGCGAGGTTCGCGTCGAACTTCCTGGCGACCGCGAGCTTCTCGGGCGCGCCGATCGGCTCGAGCGCGACGGCCGACTCGTCGTGATCGACCGTGAGAACGGCGAGCCGTGGACTGTCGCCGCCGGAGACGTCACCCACCTGCGGTATTAA
- a CDS encoding GtrA family protein gives MPTRLASAISRLWNGLLAYAVKFGIVGLIGLVIDVTLFNLLRLGVFGEGHWAQSAIGAKTISTSVAIVFNWLGNRYWTFRRHRRRNYLREFVEYAIVSLGGMAIALGCLWVSHHWLGYTSLVADNIATNVVGLALGTAFRFVLYRYWVFGHHRADGLSNLARVEEAQRTLFEEPEGERAPAP, from the coding sequence GTGCCCACCCGCCTCGCGAGCGCCATCTCCCGGCTCTGGAACGGCCTGCTCGCCTACGCGGTCAAGTTCGGCATCGTCGGCCTCATCGGCCTCGTGATCGACGTGACGCTCTTCAACCTGCTGCGCCTCGGGGTCTTCGGCGAAGGGCACTGGGCGCAGTCGGCGATCGGGGCGAAGACGATCTCGACGAGCGTCGCCATCGTCTTCAATTGGCTGGGAAACCGGTACTGGACCTTTCGCAGGCACCGTCGCCGCAACTACCTGCGCGAGTTCGTCGAGTATGCGATCGTGTCGCTCGGCGGCATGGCGATCGCACTCGGATGCCTCTGGGTCAGCCACCACTGGCTCGGCTACACGAGCCTCGTGGCCGACAACATCGCGACGAACGTGGTCGGCCTGGCGCTCGGCACGGCGTTCCGGTTCGTGCTCTACCGGTACTGGGTCTTCGGGCATCACCGTGCCGACGGGCTCTCGAACCTCGCGCGCGTCGAGGAAGCGCAGCGAACGCTGTTCGAGGAGCCCGAGGGCGAGCGGGCGCCCGCCCCCTGA
- a CDS encoding acyl-CoA carboxylase subunit beta, with protein MTEATDGPDLSTTAGKLADLKLRYHEAVTASGEAAIEKQHAKGKMTARERIAELLDPGSFVELDEFVRHRTHAFGMDAKRPYGDAVVTGTGTIHGRQVAVYSQDFTIFGGSLGEVAGEKIIKVMELALKTGVPIIGILDSGGARIQEGVVALGKYGEIFRRNTAASGVIPQISIVCGPAAGGAVYSPALTDFVIMVDKTSQMFVTGPDVIKTVTGEDVGMEELGGALTHNSVSGVAHYLASDESDALDYARTLVSFLPDNNMTDAPVYDAEPELEITDDDRRLNTIIPDSPNQPYDMHSVIEGIVDHGDFLEVQPLFAPNIVVGFARVDGRSIGIIANQPSQMAGTLNIAAGEKASRFVRFCDAFSIPILTLVDVPGYLPGTEQEWTGVIRRGAKLLYAYAEATVPLVTVITRKAYGGAYIVMGSKQLGADINLAWPTAEIAVMGGQGAVNILYRAEIKAAESAGEDVAAVRTRLANEYTYNVASPFLAAERGELDGVIEPAATRVAVVKALRALRTKRASLPAKKHGNIPL; from the coding sequence GTGACCGAAGCGACTGACGGCCCCGACCTCTCCACGACCGCCGGCAAGCTCGCCGACCTCAAGCTGCGCTACCACGAAGCGGTGACGGCGTCGGGCGAGGCGGCGATCGAGAAGCAGCACGCCAAAGGCAAGATGACGGCGCGCGAACGCATCGCCGAACTCCTCGACCCCGGCTCGTTCGTCGAACTCGATGAATTCGTCCGGCACCGCACCCACGCGTTCGGCATGGACGCCAAGCGCCCCTACGGCGACGCCGTGGTCACGGGCACCGGCACCATCCACGGCCGCCAGGTGGCCGTGTACTCGCAGGACTTCACGATCTTCGGCGGCTCGCTCGGCGAGGTCGCGGGCGAGAAGATCATCAAGGTCATGGAGCTCGCCCTGAAGACCGGCGTGCCGATCATCGGCATCCTCGACTCGGGCGGGGCCCGCATCCAGGAGGGCGTGGTGGCGCTCGGAAAGTACGGCGAGATCTTCCGGCGCAACACCGCGGCCTCCGGTGTCATCCCGCAGATCTCGATCGTCTGCGGACCGGCCGCGGGCGGCGCGGTGTACTCACCCGCACTCACCGACTTCGTGATCATGGTCGACAAGACGAGCCAGATGTTCGTGACCGGCCCCGACGTCATCAAGACCGTGACCGGCGAAGACGTCGGCATGGAGGAACTCGGCGGCGCGCTCACCCACAACTCGGTCTCGGGCGTCGCCCACTACCTGGCGAGCGACGAGTCCGACGCGCTCGACTACGCGCGCACCCTCGTCTCGTTCCTTCCCGACAACAACATGACGGATGCTCCGGTGTACGACGCCGAGCCCGAACTCGAGATCACCGACGACGACCGCCGGCTGAACACCATCATCCCCGATTCGCCGAACCAGCCCTACGACATGCACTCGGTCATCGAAGGCATCGTCGACCACGGCGACTTCCTCGAGGTGCAGCCGCTGTTCGCCCCGAACATCGTCGTGGGATTCGCCCGCGTCGACGGGCGTTCGATCGGCATCATCGCGAACCAGCCGAGCCAGATGGCCGGCACGCTGAACATCGCGGCGGGCGAGAAGGCCAGCCGCTTCGTACGGTTCTGCGACGCCTTCTCGATTCCGATCCTGACCCTCGTCGACGTGCCCGGCTACCTCCCGGGCACCGAGCAGGAGTGGACCGGGGTCATCCGACGCGGAGCGAAGCTGCTCTACGCCTACGCCGAGGCGACGGTGCCGCTCGTCACCGTCATCACGCGCAAGGCCTACGGCGGCGCGTACATCGTGATGGGCTCGAAGCAGCTCGGCGCCGACATCAACCTCGCCTGGCCGACCGCCGAGATCGCGGTCATGGGCGGGCAGGGAGCCGTGAACATCCTCTACCGTGCCGAGATCAAGGCAGCAGAGAGCGCCGGTGAAGACGTCGCGGCCGTTCGCACGAGGCTCGCGAACGAGTACACCTACAACGTGGCCTCACCGTTCCTCGCCGCCGAACGCGGCGAACTCGACGGCGTGATCGAGCCGGCGGCGACCCGCGTCGCCGTCGTGAAGGCGCTCCGGGCGCTCCGCACGAAACGCGCGAGCCTGCCGGCCAAGAAGCACGGGAACATCCCGCTCTAG
- a CDS encoding 5-(carboxyamino)imidazole ribonucleotide synthase, which translates to MMIPAAIELGVDLRVLAEAEGMAAAIAADRVGDYTDTATVLAFARGVDVVTFDHEHVPQDVLRALVDAGVRVHPGPDALRFAQDKLVMRERLSELGLPVPDWARVQTTAELDDFIAGHGGTAVVKTPRGGYDGKGVRVVRRAAEVSEWFTTIAEDGGDGALLVEELVDFRRELAQLVARRPSGEVATWPLVETVQVGGVCSEVIAPAPRSAGRLADVAADVAITIAEGLGVTGVLAVELFETSDERILVNELAMRPHNSGHWSMDGSTTGQFEQHLRAVLDLPLGATGSRDEWSVMVNVLGGPAEGSLTDRYGEALAAHPTAKMHNYGKAPRPGRKIGHVTVSGDDLDAVVYEARAAAAFFQD; encoded by the coding sequence ATGATGATCCCCGCGGCGATCGAACTCGGAGTCGATCTCCGTGTACTCGCCGAGGCAGAGGGCATGGCCGCGGCGATCGCGGCCGATCGAGTCGGCGACTACACCGACACCGCCACGGTGCTCGCCTTCGCGCGTGGGGTCGACGTCGTCACCTTCGACCACGAGCACGTGCCGCAAGACGTGCTGCGGGCACTCGTCGACGCCGGTGTGCGCGTGCACCCAGGGCCCGATGCACTGCGCTTCGCGCAAGACAAGCTCGTGATGCGCGAACGGCTCTCAGAGCTGGGGCTCCCGGTTCCCGACTGGGCCCGCGTCCAGACGACCGCCGAGCTCGACGACTTCATCGCCGGCCACGGCGGAACGGCCGTCGTGAAGACGCCGCGCGGCGGCTACGACGGCAAGGGCGTGCGCGTCGTGCGACGTGCAGCCGAGGTTTCAGAATGGTTCACGACCATCGCCGAAGACGGGGGCGACGGCGCACTCCTCGTCGAGGAGCTCGTCGACTTCCGCCGCGAGCTCGCGCAGCTCGTCGCCCGTCGCCCGTCGGGCGAGGTCGCGACGTGGCCGCTCGTGGAGACCGTGCAGGTCGGCGGCGTCTGCAGCGAGGTCATCGCGCCAGCCCCGCGGTCGGCGGGCAGGCTCGCGGATGTCGCTGCCGACGTCGCGATCACGATCGCCGAGGGCCTCGGGGTCACGGGAGTGCTCGCCGTCGAGCTCTTCGAGACGAGCGACGAGCGCATCCTCGTCAACGAACTCGCGATGCGACCGCACAACAGCGGCCACTGGTCGATGGACGGATCGACGACCGGGCAGTTCGAGCAGCACTTGCGAGCCGTGCTCGACCTGCCGCTCGGCGCGACCGGCAGCCGTGACGAATGGTCGGTCATGGTCAACGTGCTCGGCGGGCCGGCCGAGGGTTCCCTCACCGACCGGTACGGCGAGGCACTCGCCGCGCACCCCACCGCGAAGATGCACAACTACGGCAAGGCGCCGCGACCCGGACGCAAGATCGGGCATGTCACCGTGTCGGGCGACGACCTCGACGCGGTCGTCTACGAGGCTCGCGCGGCGGCGGCGTTCTTCCAGGATTGA
- a CDS encoding PH domain-containing protein → MRPAATPEATVPPAQPPERVVARLRRSARGLTVPAILVIVLAGAAAYGVGIAPELWQDLAIVGGAVLVALLGSFLPFLAWLTRRTTITTRRIIVRSGIFVRVRQELLHSRGYDVTVRRTWWQSAFGSGDVRINTGHEKPFVLKNVPKPELVQGALQELMGEEHSRVAERRRAEQSMIEGDTVAWGGR, encoded by the coding sequence ATGAGGCCTGCCGCGACACCCGAAGCGACCGTGCCGCCGGCGCAGCCGCCGGAGCGCGTCGTGGCGCGCCTGCGACGAAGCGCCCGTGGGCTGACGGTGCCCGCGATCCTCGTCATCGTGCTCGCCGGGGCCGCGGCATACGGCGTCGGCATCGCACCCGAACTCTGGCAGGACCTCGCGATCGTCGGCGGGGCCGTGCTCGTCGCGCTGCTCGGGTCGTTCCTGCCCTTCCTCGCCTGGCTCACCCGGCGCACCACGATCACGACCCGGCGCATCATCGTGCGCAGCGGCATCTTCGTGCGCGTACGGCAGGAGTTGCTGCACAGCCGGGGCTACGACGTGACGGTCCGCCGCACGTGGTGGCAGAGCGCGTTCGGCTCGGGCGACGTGCGGATCAACACCGGCCACGAGAAGCCGTTCGTGCTGAAGAACGTGCCGAAGCCCGAGCTGGTGCAGGGTGCACTGCAGGAGCTCATGGGCGAGGAGCATTCCCGCGTCGCCGAACGCCGTCGCGCCGAGCAGTCCATGATCGAGGGCGACACCGTGGCGTGGGGCGGTCGCTGA
- a CDS encoding DarT ssDNA thymidine ADP-ribosyltransferase family protein — translation MRIYHVTHIDNLPAILDAGALLADTAGAAPVVDLAAPHAREYRRGAGVAGTDAVIADYVPFLLTTDAHVWDAVRTATPDPRLGDEAVKRAPADFVIFVTSLTSAQSGNAEVAGAIVVSEADAAVTGAELATEWSDVQRLLQRLHRDDDGGGLDGAELLVRECLPLDDVALIAVANDPVRDRVRAQLAGAGVRARVAVYPPWFQPTAASA, via the coding sequence ATGCGCATCTACCACGTCACGCACATCGACAACCTGCCCGCCATCCTCGACGCCGGCGCACTGCTCGCAGACACCGCGGGCGCCGCACCCGTCGTCGACCTCGCAGCCCCTCACGCCCGCGAGTACCGTCGCGGTGCCGGGGTCGCAGGCACCGACGCGGTCATCGCCGACTACGTGCCGTTCCTGCTCACGACCGACGCTCACGTCTGGGACGCGGTGCGCACGGCGACGCCCGACCCGCGTCTCGGCGACGAGGCCGTGAAGCGCGCTCCCGCCGACTTCGTCATCTTCGTGACCTCGCTCACGAGCGCGCAGTCCGGCAACGCGGAGGTTGCCGGCGCCATCGTCGTGAGCGAAGCGGATGCCGCGGTCACCGGTGCCGAGCTCGCGACCGAGTGGTCCGACGTCCAGCGCCTGCTGCAGCGTCTCCACCGCGATGACGATGGTGGCGGGCTCGACGGCGCGGAGCTGCTCGTGCGGGAGTGCCTCCCGCTCGACGACGTGGCGCTCATCGCGGTCGCCAACGATCCGGTTCGCGATCGGGTTCGCGCCCAGCTCGCCGGAGCCGGCGTGCGTGCTCGCGTCGCCGTGTACCCGCCCTGGTTCCAGCCCACCGCCGCGTCGGCGTAA
- the purE gene encoding 5-(carboxyamino)imidazole ribonucleotide mutase, which translates to MGSDSDWNVMREASALLDEFGIAHEVEVVSAHRTPEKMIAYGKQAAARGLKVIIAGAGGAAHLPGMLASVTTLPVVGVPVPLSRLDGLDSLLSIVQMPAGVPVATVSIGGAKNAGLIAVKILATADDALGVALADYAADLADLVEQKNERLKQSR; encoded by the coding sequence ATGGGATCCGACTCCGACTGGAACGTGATGCGCGAGGCATCCGCCCTGCTCGACGAATTCGGCATCGCGCACGAGGTCGAGGTCGTCTCGGCGCACCGCACACCCGAGAAGATGATCGCCTACGGCAAGCAGGCCGCCGCGCGCGGACTCAAGGTCATCATCGCCGGCGCGGGCGGCGCCGCGCACCTGCCCGGCATGCTCGCGTCGGTCACGACGCTGCCCGTCGTCGGCGTGCCCGTGCCGCTGTCGCGACTCGACGGGCTCGACTCGCTGCTCTCGATCGTGCAGATGCCCGCCGGCGTGCCCGTCGCGACCGTCTCCATCGGCGGCGCGAAGAACGCCGGACTCATCGCGGTGAAGATCCTCGCGACGGCCGACGATGCGCTCGGCGTCGCGCTCGCCGACTACGCGGCCGACCTCGCCGACCTCGTCGAGCAGAAGAACGAACGGTTGAAGCAGTCCAGATGA